From a single Capsicum annuum cultivar UCD-10X-F1 chromosome 12, UCD10Xv1.1, whole genome shotgun sequence genomic region:
- the LOC107849937 gene encoding DCN1-like protein 1, whose translation MNKLGYARKEKVKEFMSVTGATDKIALQFMKTNDWHLEGALEKYYSQEHIKEAIEKNRWEMLFNKYKDPNVDMILADGISRLCDDLQVDPQDIVMLVLSWELKAENICEFSKQEFIGGVQSLEIDSLETFKKTMPNLRAQLKDEDTFRDVYNFAFDWAREKTQKTLALETALALWHLLFAELEWPLIDQWCKFIQEHHNKAITRDVWLQLLEFARTVDATLSNYDAEGAWPCLLDDFVEYLYETGTCVKNSD comes from the coding sequence atgaacaaGCTGGGATATGCACGTAAGGAGAAAGTTAAGGAATTCATGTCTGTTACTGGGGCAACTGACAAAATCGCGCTTCAGTTTATGAAGACGAATGACTGGCATCTCGAAGGAGCATTGGAAAAATATTACAGCCAGGAACATATTAAGGAAGCCATAGAAAAAAACCGATGGGAAATGCTTTTCAATAAGTACAAAGATCCGAATGTTGACATGATTTTGGCTGATGGAATTAGCCGCCTCTGCGATGATCTTCAGGTTGATCCTCAGGATATCGTTATGTTAGTTCTTTCATGGGAATTGAAAGCTGAAAATATATGTGAATTTTCCAAACAGGAGTTTATTGGAGGCGTACAGTCTCTTGAAATCGATTCATTGGAGACGTTCAAGAAAACAATGCCAAATTTGCGCGCTCAACTAAAAGATGAAGACACTTTTCGCGATGTCTACAATTTCGCTTTTGATTGGGCAAGGGAGAAGACTCAGAAAACTTTGGCCTTGGAGACAGCACTCGCGCTGTGGCATTTGTTGTTTGCAGAGTTGGAGTGGCCGTTGATTGATCAATGGTGTAAGTTCATCCAGGAGCATCATAACAAGGCTATCACACGCGATGTTTGGTTACAGCTACTGGAATTTGCAAGGACAGTGGACGCCACTTTATCAAACTATGATGCTGAAGGAGCTTGGCCTTGTCTTCTTGATGACTTTGTTGAATACTTGTACGAAACTGGTACTTGTGTAAAAAATTCAGATTAG